One genomic segment of Burkholderia pyrrocinia includes these proteins:
- a CDS encoding type I restriction-modification system subunit M, with product MVNGGNTKSGNGANLGFEAELFKAADKLRGNMEPSDYKHVALGLIFLKYISDAFTAKHKALLAEDKLAAEDKDEYLADNVFWVPKEARWEHLQVSAKLPTIGTLIDDAMRAIEKDNESLKGVLPKDYARPALNKVMLGELIDLVSGIALNEEGDRSRDILGRVYEYFLGQFAGAEGKRGGEFYTPRSVVRVLVEMLEPYSGRVYDPCCGSGGMFVQSEKFVQEHGGRIGDIAIYGQESNYTTWRLAKMNLAVRGIDSDIRWNNEGSFHKDELRDLKADFILANPPFNISDWGGDRLREDVRWKFGAPPVGNANYAWLQHIFHHLAPNGTAGVVLANGSMSSNQSGEGEIRRAMIEADAVDCMVALPGQLFYSTQIPACLWFLARNKNPGGRLRDRRGEVLFIDARKLGVLIDRTRRELNDDDIKRIADAYHAWRGEKEAGEYADVPGFCKSAGLDEIRKHGHVLTPGRYVGSEAQADDGEPFDEAMRRLSTQWRTQQLEAQRVDDAIEKNLTELGYGQ from the coding sequence ATGGTCAATGGTGGAAATACAAAGAGCGGCAACGGTGCCAATCTCGGTTTCGAGGCTGAGCTGTTCAAGGCTGCCGATAAGCTACGCGGCAACATGGAGCCGTCTGACTACAAGCACGTCGCGCTTGGGCTCATTTTCCTGAAGTACATCTCGGACGCCTTTACGGCTAAGCACAAAGCCTTGCTGGCGGAAGACAAGCTGGCTGCCGAGGACAAAGACGAATACCTCGCGGACAACGTGTTCTGGGTACCCAAGGAGGCTCGCTGGGAACACCTTCAGGTCAGTGCCAAGCTGCCTACCATCGGCACTTTGATCGACGACGCAATGCGAGCCATCGAGAAGGACAATGAGTCACTCAAAGGCGTACTGCCAAAGGACTACGCCCGGCCCGCGCTGAACAAGGTGATGCTCGGCGAGCTGATCGACCTGGTATCCGGAATCGCTCTTAATGAAGAGGGCGACCGTTCAAGGGACATTCTTGGGCGCGTATACGAGTATTTCCTAGGGCAATTTGCTGGTGCCGAAGGCAAGCGTGGGGGCGAGTTCTACACCCCACGGTCGGTGGTGCGTGTGCTGGTCGAGATGCTCGAACCATACTCAGGCCGGGTGTATGACCCGTGCTGCGGATCGGGTGGAATGTTCGTGCAATCGGAGAAGTTCGTGCAGGAGCACGGCGGACGCATTGGCGACATCGCTATTTATGGCCAGGAATCAAACTACACGACGTGGCGACTGGCCAAGATGAATCTGGCGGTACGTGGCATTGACTCCGACATCCGCTGGAACAACGAGGGCAGCTTTCATAAAGACGAGCTGCGCGACCTCAAGGCCGACTTCATCCTCGCAAATCCGCCTTTCAATATCTCCGACTGGGGCGGCGATCGGCTGCGAGAAGACGTTCGTTGGAAATTCGGCGCACCGCCAGTGGGCAACGCCAATTACGCCTGGCTGCAGCACATCTTCCACCACCTCGCACCCAACGGCACAGCCGGGGTGGTGCTCGCCAACGGCTCAATGTCGTCAAACCAATCCGGTGAAGGCGAGATTCGCAGGGCCATGATTGAGGCGGACGCGGTCGATTGCATGGTGGCATTGCCCGGTCAACTCTTCTATTCGACTCAAATCCCGGCCTGCCTTTGGTTTCTCGCTCGCAATAAAAATCCAGGTGGTCGGCTTCGCGATCGGCGCGGCGAAGTGCTCTTCATTGATGCGCGTAAGCTGGGCGTGTTGATTGACCGCACACGGCGCGAACTCAACGACGATGACATCAAGAGAATCGCTGATGCCTACCACGCATGGCGTGGTGAGAAAGAAGCAGGTGAATACGCCGACGTGCCGGGTTTTTGCAAATCCGCGGGCTTGGATGAGATTCGCAAGCACGGCCATGTGCTGACGCCAGGGCGGTATGTCGGCTCAGAGGCACAGGCGGATGACGGCGAGCCGTTCGACGAAGCGATGCGAAGGCTCTCAACACAATGGCGTACACAGCAGTTAGAGGCGCAACGCGTGGATGATGCCATCGAAAAAAATCTGACGGAGCTTGGGTATGGTCAGTGA
- a CDS encoding abortive infection family protein produces MDWCPGIREACTHWRSATMLQHTFEALQASLESGSDASIDAAKGMVECVCRVIIDELDDRTSPLKPQKDDAPITEWVSAATRVLKLGDIRHRKFADLIKHHNGLAESLRVLRNDGGPLSHGKDGFIQVLTIYHRRAAVLAADAVVAFLHQSYLNAQLDPISSREPWERFAADNALIDAHVGLAVDSEDDDSPTLRFLLPAGDDLPLKIEVSRLLYQLDRDAYVEALNAARGAAAPVEEPIEQQGEQ; encoded by the coding sequence ATGGACTGGTGTCCCGGCATTCGCGAGGCCTGCACACATTGGCGTAGTGCAACAATGCTTCAGCACACATTCGAGGCGCTACAAGCAAGCTTAGAAAGTGGGAGCGATGCGTCTATCGACGCCGCGAAGGGAATGGTGGAGTGCGTTTGCCGAGTAATTATCGATGAGCTTGACGATCGAACGTCGCCACTAAAACCACAAAAAGACGATGCGCCTATAACTGAATGGGTTTCGGCCGCAACGCGGGTCTTGAAGCTTGGCGACATCCGGCATAGGAAATTTGCAGACCTTATCAAGCATCACAACGGATTGGCAGAGTCCCTCCGTGTCCTTCGAAATGACGGCGGACCATTGAGCCATGGGAAAGATGGGTTTATCCAAGTTTTGACCATCTATCACCGCCGCGCGGCGGTGTTGGCGGCGGACGCGGTTGTTGCCTTCCTGCACCAGTCCTATTTGAACGCGCAACTTGATCCGATCAGCTCTCGCGAGCCATGGGAGCGATTTGCGGCTGATAACGCGCTAATCGACGCGCATGTCGGTTTGGCTGTGGATTCCGAGGACGACGATTCGCCGACCTTGCGTTTTCTGCTTCCGGCGGGCGACGACCTGCCGCTCAAAATCGAAGTGAGCCGGCTACTGTACCAATTGGATCGGGATGCCTACGTCGAGGCTCTGAATGCTGCACGCGGGGCAGCGGCTCCGGTCGAGGAGCCGATCGAACAACAAGGAGAACAGTAA
- a CDS encoding restriction endonuclease subunit S produces the protein MVSEWRETTIGDAFDVNPSRLIKRGRVAPFIPMDALPVHARSVERIETREFTGSGTRFQNGDTLIARITPCLENGKTAYISELPEGVVAHGSTEYIVLSGKENQTDNLFGYYLVRSPDFRRHAIGHMEGTSGRQRVPSSAVERYATRLPPLVEQRAIAKILGSLDDKIKLNGERNETLEAMGRALFKDWFVDFGPVRAKQQGRSPYLPREIWDLFPERMDVNELPEGWRLLQASELIEFNPTELLRKGEVAPYLDMASLPTQGSWPDPYVMRPYGSGMRFRNGDTLLARITPCLENGKTAFIQCLPDDVVGWGSTEYIVMRPQGPVPAAFAYLLARNEAFREHAIRSMTGTSGRQRAQGDAVAAYQLAAPLEDDKLWAAFASIVSSLFDGIKSNSETSVNLAKMRDNLLPMLISGALRVKNAEQIIGAAT, from the coding sequence ATGGTCAGTGAATGGCGAGAAACGACGATAGGTGATGCTTTTGACGTCAATCCGTCGCGCCTGATTAAACGAGGACGTGTGGCACCCTTCATTCCAATGGACGCTTTACCTGTTCACGCGAGGTCCGTTGAGCGAATTGAAACTCGTGAGTTCACTGGGTCGGGTACGCGTTTTCAGAACGGCGATACCTTGATCGCTCGAATAACCCCGTGTCTTGAGAATGGCAAGACCGCTTATATTTCCGAACTTCCGGAAGGGGTCGTGGCTCACGGGTCTACGGAATATATCGTGCTCAGTGGAAAGGAAAATCAGACGGATAACTTGTTTGGCTATTACCTCGTTCGATCTCCCGATTTTCGACGCCATGCGATCGGTCACATGGAAGGTACGTCGGGAAGGCAGCGTGTCCCCTCATCCGCAGTAGAGAGATACGCGACCCGTTTGCCCCCACTTGTTGAACAACGCGCCATTGCCAAGATACTTGGCAGCCTGGACGACAAGATCAAACTCAACGGCGAGAGGAATGAGACGCTGGAGGCGATGGGCCGCGCCTTGTTCAAGGACTGGTTCGTCGATTTTGGTCCCGTGCGCGCGAAGCAGCAAGGCCGTAGCCCATATCTACCGCGCGAAATCTGGGACTTGTTCCCGGAACGGATGGACGTCAACGAATTGCCGGAAGGCTGGAGGCTGTTGCAGGCGAGCGAGCTCATTGAGTTTAATCCCACCGAGCTCTTGCGAAAGGGCGAAGTCGCGCCTTACCTCGACATGGCTTCGCTTCCAACCCAAGGAAGCTGGCCTGATCCCTATGTCATGCGACCTTACGGGAGTGGAATGCGCTTCCGTAACGGCGACACGTTGTTGGCGCGAATTACGCCTTGTCTAGAGAACGGCAAAACAGCGTTTATCCAGTGTCTTCCCGATGATGTCGTCGGTTGGGGATCGACGGAATACATCGTGATGCGGCCACAGGGGCCTGTGCCTGCGGCGTTTGCGTACTTGTTGGCGCGGAACGAGGCCTTCCGGGAACATGCTATCCGGAGCATGACTGGTACGTCGGGACGCCAGCGCGCTCAGGGTGACGCGGTTGCCGCTTACCAGCTTGCTGCCCCGTTGGAGGACGATAAATTGTGGGCCGCGTTCGCAAGCATTGTTTCGTCCTTGTTCGATGGAATCAAATCTAATTCCGAGACCTCGGTAAATCTTGCGAAAATGCGCGATAACCTGCTTCCTATGTTGATCTCGGGCGCGCTTCGGGTGAAGAACGCCGAACAAATCATTGGAGCTGCAACGTGA
- a CDS encoding type I restriction endonuclease subunit R gives MAFLSEAAVEQALLDQLRTLDYSIEREEDIGPDGHRPERESHDEVLLKKRFEEAVARLNPSLPLEARQDAIRKVMQSELPSLLEENRRIHRLMTEGVDVEYYADDGTLTAGKVALIDFEHPERNDWLAVSQFVVIAGQYNRRPDVVVFVNGLPLGVIELKAPGNGNATLVGAFNQLQTYKKQIPALFRTNALLVTSDGIVARVGSLSADLERFMPWRTTDGKDVAPKGAPELSTLIEGVFEHRRLLDLLWHFTVFGETGSGLVKIIAGYHQFHAVRHAVSSTLAASSPEGNQRVGVIWHTQGSGKSLLMAFYAGQLVKHREMANPTLVVLTDRNDLDDQLFSTFSMCRDLIRQTPVQAESREDLQRVLSRASGGVVFTTIQKFAPETGESEYPKLTDRRNVVVIADEAHRSQYGFRAKMEAKTGEISYGFAKYLRDALPNASFIGFTGTPIEADDVNTPAVFGNYIDVYDISRAVEDGATVPIYYESRLARIELDEDEKPKIDADVDELTEEQSEADQERFKKKWSTVEALVGSDKRLALVAKDMVGHFEDRAAALDGKAMVVCMSRRICVKLYDEIVKLRPNWHSADDNAGSVKIVMTGAASDPQDWQQHIGNKARRDLLAKRARDPKDPLKLVIVRDMWLTGFDAPCMHTMYVDKPMQGHGLMQAIARVNRVFRDKPAGLIVDYIGIAQNLKSALQQYSKNDQENTGVDEAQAIAVMMEKYEVVRDMYHGFDYVSAMSGTPQDRLAMMAGAIEWILDLQQELAAKEKTKEGKKNAHRRYQDAVLALSKAFALASASDEARQIREEVGFFQAIRAALVKSVTGSGVTEQERELAIQQIVSRAVVSTEIVDILAAAGIKSPDISILSDEFLAEVQQMEKKNLALEALRKLINDGIRSRSKANVVQTKAFSERLEDAVARYHANAITTVEVLQELIQLAKDIRAARQRGEESGLSDEEIAFYDALAENDNAVQMMGDDKLRLIAHELLVSLRENVSVDWAHRDSARARMRVLVKRILRKYGYPPDLQDSAVQTVLQQAEALSSGWSVSR, from the coding sequence ATGGCATTTCTGTCGGAGGCCGCCGTAGAGCAAGCGTTGCTTGATCAACTGCGCACGCTCGACTACAGCATCGAGCGTGAGGAGGACATTGGCCCCGATGGTCATCGCCCCGAGCGCGAGAGCCACGATGAGGTTTTGCTCAAAAAGCGGTTCGAGGAGGCGGTCGCGCGTCTCAACCCGAGCCTGCCGCTTGAAGCTAGGCAGGATGCTATTCGCAAAGTGATGCAGTCCGAGCTGCCCTCGCTGCTTGAAGAAAACCGTCGCATCCACAGACTGATGACTGAGGGCGTGGACGTTGAGTACTATGCTGACGATGGCACGCTGACTGCAGGCAAGGTCGCACTTATCGATTTCGAGCACCCGGAGCGGAACGACTGGCTAGCCGTGAGCCAATTCGTCGTCATTGCCGGTCAATACAACCGACGTCCTGATGTCGTCGTGTTCGTGAACGGCCTGCCGCTCGGCGTGATCGAGTTAAAGGCGCCCGGGAACGGCAACGCAACGCTGGTTGGGGCGTTCAACCAGCTTCAGACGTACAAGAAGCAGATCCCGGCACTGTTCCGCACTAACGCGCTGTTGGTAACCTCGGACGGGATCGTTGCCCGTGTTGGCTCGCTTTCAGCCGACTTGGAGCGATTCATGCCTTGGCGTACCACGGACGGTAAGGATGTTGCCCCAAAGGGGGCGCCGGAACTTTCAACGTTGATTGAAGGCGTGTTTGAGCATCGTCGCCTGCTCGACCTGTTATGGCACTTCACGGTCTTCGGCGAAACCGGTTCAGGCTTGGTCAAGATTATCGCGGGCTACCATCAGTTCCACGCGGTGCGGCACGCGGTCAGCAGCACCTTGGCTGCATCCTCCCCGGAGGGTAATCAACGGGTCGGTGTCATCTGGCACACCCAAGGCTCAGGCAAGAGTCTCTTGATGGCGTTCTATGCCGGCCAGCTAGTCAAACACCGGGAAATGGCCAACCCGACGCTGGTGGTTCTGACCGACCGAAATGACCTTGACGACCAGCTCTTCTCGACCTTCTCAATGTGCCGCGATCTGATTCGGCAAACACCGGTGCAGGCCGAGAGTCGCGAAGACTTGCAAAGGGTGTTGAGCCGGGCATCTGGTGGCGTGGTGTTCACGACGATTCAGAAGTTCGCCCCCGAAACCGGAGAGAGCGAGTACCCGAAGCTCACAGACCGCCGCAACGTAGTCGTCATTGCCGACGAGGCGCACCGGAGCCAGTACGGTTTCCGCGCGAAGATGGAGGCCAAGACGGGCGAGATCTCCTATGGATTCGCCAAGTACCTTCGCGACGCACTGCCCAACGCGTCATTTATCGGTTTCACCGGAACGCCGATTGAAGCTGACGACGTCAACACGCCAGCCGTGTTCGGCAACTACATCGATGTCTACGACATCAGTCGGGCGGTCGAGGACGGCGCAACAGTGCCGATCTACTACGAGTCTCGACTTGCGCGCATCGAACTCGACGAGGACGAGAAGCCGAAGATTGATGCCGATGTTGACGAACTGACCGAGGAGCAATCCGAAGCCGATCAAGAACGCTTCAAGAAGAAGTGGTCAACGGTCGAAGCCTTGGTGGGCAGCGACAAGCGTCTCGCCCTGGTTGCCAAGGACATGGTCGGCCACTTCGAAGATCGCGCGGCTGCTCTGGATGGCAAGGCGATGGTGGTGTGCATGAGCCGCCGCATTTGCGTGAAGCTGTACGATGAGATTGTCAAGCTGCGCCCCAACTGGCACAGCGCCGATGACAACGCTGGTTCAGTCAAGATTGTGATGACGGGGGCAGCGAGCGATCCGCAGGACTGGCAACAACACATTGGCAATAAGGCCCGGCGCGATCTTTTGGCCAAGCGTGCCCGCGATCCGAAAGACCCGCTCAAGCTGGTGATTGTTCGGGATATGTGGCTCACCGGCTTTGATGCGCCCTGCATGCACACGATGTATGTGGATAAGCCGATGCAAGGGCATGGCCTGATGCAGGCGATTGCGCGCGTGAACCGCGTATTCCGAGACAAGCCTGCAGGCCTGATTGTTGACTACATTGGCATTGCTCAGAATCTCAAGTCGGCTCTCCAGCAGTACTCGAAGAACGACCAGGAAAACACCGGTGTTGACGAAGCACAGGCTATCGCCGTGATGATGGAGAAATACGAGGTCGTGCGGGATATGTATCACGGCTTCGATTACGTTTCCGCGATGAGCGGAACACCTCAGGATCGCCTCGCGATGATGGCGGGAGCCATCGAATGGATTCTCGATCTGCAACAGGAACTGGCAGCGAAAGAGAAAACCAAAGAAGGCAAGAAGAACGCACATCGCCGATACCAAGACGCCGTGCTGGCTCTGTCCAAAGCGTTCGCTCTGGCGTCTGCCTCCGACGAGGCCCGACAAATCCGAGAGGAGGTCGGCTTCTTCCAGGCGATTCGTGCTGCGCTAGTGAAGAGTGTTACAGGCTCTGGTGTCACCGAGCAAGAACGTGAATTGGCGATCCAGCAGATTGTGAGCCGTGCCGTGGTGTCGACCGAGATCGTAGACATTCTGGCTGCCGCGGGAATCAAGAGCCCGGACATCTCCATCCTCTCCGATGAGTTCCTTGCCGAAGTTCAGCAGATGGAGAAGAAGAATCTTGCACTGGAAGCCTTGCGAAAGCTAATCAACGACGGCATCCGCTCGCGCAGCAAGGCCAACGTGGTGCAGACCAAGGCCTTCTCTGAACGTCTGGAGGACGCCGTGGCCCGCTACCACGCCAACGCCATCACCACAGTTGAAGTGCTGCAGGAGCTGATCCAACTGGCCAAGGACATCCGGGCTGCCCGTCAGCGGGGAGAGGAGTCGGGGCTGTCTGATGAAGAGATCGCTTTCTACGACGCACTGGCCGAGAATGACAATGCAGTGCAGATGATGGGTGACGACAAGCTTCGGTTGATCGCTCACGAGCTTTTGGTGAGTCTCAGGGAAAACGTATCGGTGGATTGGGCTCATCGTGACTCCGCACGAGCCCGGATGCGGGTATTGGTAAAGCGCATCCTGCGGAAGTACGGCTATCCACCTGACCTGCAAGACTCTGCCGTGCAGACGGTGCTGCAACAGGCCGAGGCGTTGTCGTCGGGGTGGTCGGTTTCGCGTTGA
- a CDS encoding AAA family ATPase, which produces MNAEILKRVVRAIADGSQSDLERLAGKIVESERKTGHVRLAAQLEAILKQPKAKRPAAPSVPDVDRTLKELPLSRRYGENLATLIPTEHLEHHMVLPDSVEQRFSRIEAEYAARDRLRTFGLKPRKTVLLYGPPGCGKSLGAKRLAWNTGLPLMKVRFDVLISSFFGESAQNLRTIFGAAKEKPCVLLLDECDFIARSRTNSKDIGEVSRIVNSLLQLMEEYDAPGLLVATTNLESALDPALFRRFDDVFSIPLPGPTEIEKLLRMTLSTVRTEQPMRWDQLATKLNGSSAAMVVKAAQDAAKAAVLVGDHTLSQAMLVQAIDELQRHDAA; this is translated from the coding sequence ATGAATGCCGAAATTCTGAAAAGAGTAGTACGAGCCATCGCAGACGGCTCACAGAGCGATCTCGAGCGCCTTGCGGGAAAGATTGTCGAGTCGGAGCGCAAGACCGGGCATGTGCGTTTGGCCGCTCAGCTTGAAGCAATCCTCAAACAGCCCAAGGCCAAGCGGCCGGCAGCACCTTCCGTTCCGGACGTTGATCGTACGCTGAAAGAGCTACCCCTTAGCCGCAGGTATGGGGAGAACCTAGCGACTCTGATCCCAACCGAGCACCTTGAACACCACATGGTGCTACCCGATTCAGTCGAGCAGCGTTTTTCGAGAATTGAAGCGGAATATGCGGCCCGGGATCGCTTGCGAACGTTTGGTCTGAAGCCAAGAAAAACAGTGCTGCTGTATGGCCCACCGGGTTGTGGCAAGTCTCTGGGGGCGAAGAGGTTAGCTTGGAACACGGGTTTGCCATTGATGAAAGTCCGATTCGACGTTCTCATCTCGTCGTTCTTCGGAGAGTCAGCCCAGAATCTTCGAACCATCTTCGGTGCGGCGAAGGAGAAGCCATGCGTTCTGCTTTTGGACGAGTGTGATTTCATCGCCCGCTCTCGGACGAACTCGAAGGACATTGGTGAAGTGTCGCGGATAGTCAACTCACTGCTGCAGTTGATGGAAGAATACGATGCACCGGGTCTTCTCGTAGCGACGACAAACCTCGAGTCTGCATTGGACCCTGCCCTCTTTCGCCGATTCGATGATGTTTTCTCTATCCCGTTGCCCGGGCCAACTGAAATCGAGAAGCTGCTTCGCATGACGTTGTCGACTGTCCGGACGGAGCAGCCGATGCGATGGGATCAACTGGCTACCAAGCTAAATGGGTCGTCTGCTGCAATGGTAGTTAAGGCAGCGCAGGATGCTGCTAAAGCTGCCGTGCTCGTCGGAGACCATACGCTGTCGCAGGCGATGCTCGTTCAGGCTATCGATGAGTTGCAGCGGCACGACGCCGCGTAA
- a CDS encoding transcriptional regulator — MAMALTRTFKETIQARVLADPKFGNDLFKQGVETMLAGDVDAGKAMLRDYIKATVGFERLGAATGASPKSLIRMFGPSGNPQARNLFTVISHLQRHAGLTLNVTTRRGGRT; from the coding sequence ATGGCAATGGCTCTGACACGAACGTTTAAAGAGACCATCCAGGCGCGGGTGCTTGCTGATCCAAAGTTCGGTAACGACCTGTTCAAGCAAGGTGTCGAAACGATGCTGGCTGGCGACGTGGACGCCGGCAAGGCCATGCTGCGTGACTACATCAAGGCGACGGTGGGGTTTGAAAGACTCGGTGCCGCGACAGGGGCTTCCCCTAAGAGCTTGATTCGGATGTTTGGTCCATCGGGTAATCCGCAAGCGAGGAATTTGTTCACCGTCATCAGCCATCTACAACGTCATGCCGGTCTAACGCTAAACGTTACAACTCGACGCGGCGGGCGTACCTGA
- a CDS encoding S8 family peptidase, whose product MPEQHNFEHLPLLLRYHGRARLSGGGKTNPQTLANKNARQAHGAHLRGAAQSLSENWRERRTERDAQGLPVLPTGIPILLKVDTGLDLDVLREKFSFEIVAEQEEGYVIVASEDIDAALFLAMIDGFAVAVHGSATIASIHQLFDDPTQADRLNRILSERLYAEWDNIADEQIFIVDVGIACAGTQEIPSPPTRGRRDTDASWAAKELEWARARNEAYDAWEVLKIERENQIERLKAFYQGEILHNIDGAPFDAGVLPDSFTVRLRIVGKGLKDFVLNYPYIFEVIEPEDIVLPQAGAAQAAAAAVQVMPISPHAAAPTVCVIDSGIQEGHTFLQPAVDQNTSHCFLPTAPTSAVQDEVAPGGHGTRVAGAVLYGEDVPNAGAPQLPFWIQNARVLDAQNQMPVELFPPEALRAAIERFNDGPRQTRIFNHSINARGYCRTRYMSSWAAEIDQLCNERDVLIVQSAGNLPIQGTAPFIGIADHLTAGREYPQYLYESAARIANPGQSLQALTVGSVAYDVAESGAWRTFATQTGDPSAFSRTGPGIWSVIKPEVVAYGGDAVRTNNNPPDVQGGGRVANACPSLVRSTLYAPGPAFDRDDAGTSYAAPKVARIAAKIQSVLPAEPALLYRALVVQSAKWPEWAESILTRLRNSAVEMTRTQKDDLLAAASRTLRCLGYGIPDEGRATSNTDHRTTLITSGETAIHAAECHIYQVPIPPELRQQADEFDIRIDVTLSYVAQPRRTRRHLRRYLSTWVDWKTSHLGEGLNDFRVRAMKDAVNDGEPLPGTSLPWTLNEKPQFGFVRDFKRSSGTVQKDWAVVQSNTLPDHFCIAVVGHQGWSHDPDSVARYALAVTFEAVGGRIELYEPLRAAIAELQTEAGEIEQEVQLEVSEGEV is encoded by the coding sequence ATGCCTGAACAACATAACTTTGAACATCTGCCGCTACTCCTTCGCTATCACGGCAGGGCCCGATTATCCGGTGGCGGGAAGACCAATCCCCAGACTCTAGCCAACAAGAACGCTCGGCAAGCACATGGTGCGCACCTCCGTGGAGCTGCCCAGTCGCTGTCGGAAAATTGGCGGGAGCGACGAACTGAGAGAGACGCACAAGGGCTCCCCGTTCTGCCGACCGGTATCCCAATTTTGCTCAAAGTCGATACTGGGCTCGATCTTGACGTACTGCGGGAGAAGTTCTCTTTCGAGATTGTTGCCGAGCAAGAGGAGGGCTATGTCATCGTTGCATCGGAAGATATAGATGCAGCCCTTTTCTTGGCGATGATCGATGGCTTTGCAGTCGCGGTGCATGGATCTGCCACCATCGCAAGCATTCACCAGTTGTTCGACGATCCGACGCAAGCGGACCGGTTGAACCGCATTTTGTCCGAACGCCTATACGCTGAATGGGACAACATCGCGGACGAACAAATTTTCATTGTAGACGTGGGTATTGCCTGTGCGGGAACCCAAGAAATTCCTTCACCGCCAACGCGCGGCAGACGGGACACTGACGCAAGCTGGGCAGCAAAGGAACTGGAGTGGGCAAGGGCGCGCAATGAAGCGTATGACGCATGGGAAGTACTGAAGATCGAGCGTGAGAACCAGATCGAACGTTTGAAGGCGTTCTACCAAGGTGAAATCCTGCACAACATCGATGGTGCGCCATTCGACGCCGGTGTCTTGCCCGACAGTTTCACAGTAAGGCTGAGAATAGTTGGAAAGGGGCTCAAGGACTTCGTCTTGAATTACCCATATATCTTCGAGGTTATCGAGCCCGAAGACATCGTCCTTCCCCAAGCGGGTGCCGCCCAAGCGGCAGCCGCCGCTGTGCAGGTCATGCCTATCTCGCCTCATGCAGCAGCCCCTACTGTTTGCGTTATTGATAGTGGGATACAGGAAGGCCACACGTTTCTCCAACCTGCCGTCGACCAAAACACGTCTCACTGTTTTCTACCGACGGCGCCGACGAGTGCCGTTCAGGACGAGGTTGCACCGGGCGGACACGGGACGCGTGTGGCGGGCGCCGTTCTATACGGCGAAGACGTTCCGAACGCTGGGGCTCCTCAGTTGCCGTTTTGGATTCAGAATGCACGGGTTCTCGATGCACAGAACCAAATGCCGGTCGAACTGTTTCCGCCCGAAGCGCTGAGAGCCGCAATCGAGCGCTTCAACGACGGGCCGAGACAAACTAGGATTTTCAATCATTCCATTAACGCGCGAGGCTACTGTCGCACGCGGTATATGTCATCGTGGGCGGCAGAGATAGATCAGCTTTGCAACGAGCGCGATGTGCTGATCGTCCAAAGCGCAGGGAATTTGCCAATTCAGGGTACCGCCCCGTTCATTGGGATCGCGGATCACCTGACTGCGGGCAGGGAGTATCCCCAGTACCTCTATGAGAGTGCTGCTCGCATCGCCAATCCTGGCCAGAGCCTGCAGGCGTTAACGGTCGGCTCCGTCGCCTATGACGTTGCGGAGTCCGGCGCATGGAGGACGTTCGCGACGCAAACGGGCGACCCGTCGGCGTTTTCACGGACGGGGCCGGGCATCTGGAGTGTGATCAAACCCGAAGTGGTCGCTTACGGTGGCGATGCCGTTCGGACGAACAATAATCCACCCGATGTCCAGGGAGGGGGACGAGTCGCGAATGCTTGCCCAAGTTTAGTTCGGTCAACGTTGTACGCGCCGGGCCCAGCGTTCGACCGTGACGATGCTGGCACTTCGTACGCGGCCCCGAAAGTCGCGCGGATTGCTGCGAAGATACAAAGTGTGTTGCCGGCCGAGCCAGCACTGCTCTATCGCGCACTCGTTGTGCAATCGGCGAAATGGCCTGAATGGGCCGAAAGCATCCTGACGCGACTGCGCAATTCTGCGGTTGAAATGACGCGAACTCAAAAGGATGATCTTCTCGCCGCAGCATCTCGGACTTTACGATGCTTGGGGTACGGGATACCAGACGAAGGTCGTGCAACTTCGAACACGGACCATCGCACGACGCTGATTACCAGCGGTGAGACTGCAATTCATGCGGCGGAATGCCACATTTACCAAGTGCCGATTCCTCCCGAGTTACGTCAACAGGCCGACGAGTTCGATATTCGCATCGACGTAACTTTGTCTTACGTTGCACAGCCGAGGCGTACGCGACGACACCTTCGCCGATACTTATCTACTTGGGTTGACTGGAAGACCAGTCATCTTGGTGAGGGGCTAAACGATTTCCGCGTGCGGGCTATGAAGGACGCGGTAAATGATGGGGAGCCGTTGCCCGGCACGTCGTTGCCTTGGACGCTCAATGAGAAGCCGCAATTTGGTTTCGTTAGGGACTTTAAGCGAAGTAGTGGCACCGTCCAGAAAGATTGGGCAGTTGTTCAATCAAATACGTTGCCAGATCATTTTTGCATTGCGGTTGTCGGCCATCAGGGCTGGAGTCACGATCCAGATTCGGTTGCGCGATATGCTCTAGCGGTAACGTTTGAGGCGGTGGGCGGCAGGATAGAGCTGTATGAGCCGCTTCGCGCGGCAATTGCTGAGCTACAAACTGAAGCGGGTGAAATCGAGCAGGAAGTTCAACTTGAGGTGTCCGAGGGCGAGGTGTAG